From Bacteroidales bacterium:
CGAAGGGGCGGCATTATAAAACAGCCAATAATGCCGCCCCTTCAGAGCTTGTATTACCTTCTTGCCATTCGATCATTTTCATGTTTTGAACAAGCGACACAAAACCGGAGGTTTCGAACTCCAATGTCCATGGCGGGATCCATGGTTGATGGGACGCTCACTTAAGCAACGCCGGAGGTGTTAAAGAAGGCAATGAAAATTTAGATTCCTACATTTTATTTCCGTAACCGCTTCCGGTGATATAGTCTTCGAGGTCTTTAATGATGGCTTTCTGCTCACTGATAATAGCATTTACCACGTCGCCGATGGAAATCATCCCCACAATTTCGTTCTGATCCAGAACGGGCAAATGCCTTACACGCTTGTCCGTCATCAGGGCCATGCAGTGATAAATGCTGTCAGACGGGTTCACGGTATAAAGGCTTGTACTCATAAAATCCTGAACCTTCGATTCTTTGGATGATTTTCCGTGCAAAATCAGTTTGCGGGCATAATCGCGTTCCGAGAATATGCCTACCAGTTTATTCCCGTCCAAAACCATAAGGGCACCCACATCTTTATCCGCCATCTTTTCCAAAGCAGAATACACGGTATCTCCGGGCTGGATGCTGTACACTTCATGCCCTTTCCTGTCAAGTAGTTGTTTTACGGTAATCATACATTATAGGTTTAGCAGTTAGTATTAAAGGGTTCCTTTAATCCGGCATTTTTACAAATATAATGATTCCGGAATATTTTCCTGCTTCCTGCAGCAAATTGTTGTGTTCAGGGCTGGTCCGGAGCAGAAAGGTCGATAAGAGCCCGTATCTGCTCTTTAAGAAAGGATTGTTTATCCGGGGCATTTTCTGACGTCATTAACAAACGCGCCGGAGCTGAGCTGAGAACATGAATGTACTGTCCCATCTGGAGCGCTTCCTCCAGATTGTGGGTAACAAAAAGTACGGTACGGGGATGGGATTCCCAGATACGCTGAAAGGACCGGATAAGGTTTTGCCTGAGCCGTATATCCAGTCCGGTAAAAGGTTCATCCATCAGGATAACATCTGCCGGATAACAAAAGGCTCTGGCGAGGCTGACTCTCTGTTTCATTCCACCGCTGAGCTGGGAAGGATAAAAACCGGCAAACTCCGTGAGATCAACCAGGGAGAGGTATTCACTAACCAGCTTTTCGGCATGCTGATGAGGCATTTTCCCCTCGAGAACAAACAGGAGGTTTTCCTTTACTGTACGCCAGGGCAATAAACGCGGTTCCTGAAATACATAGGCCGGCACACGGCCGTCCATTCCCTTCACCAGTCCTTCATCGGGCGGAAGTGAACCGCTGAGAATTCTCAGCAGGGTAGTTTTTCCGCAGCCCGACGGTCCCAGAATACAGCTTACCTTATTGACGGGAAATTCCGCAGAAAAATTCCTGAAGACAATCAGTGACCCAAATGCTTTGGAAATATTATCCAGGGAAATGACCGTATTCATGAGGCAACAGATTTCCAACGCATCAGGCTTTTTTCAGCCCTGCGCACAAGGGTTTCGAAAAGATATCCTGTGAGGATGGCTACCAGGGTCCATCCGATTAACTCAGGCACATTGAGATAATTCTGCGCATCACGCATGCGTGAACCAATTCCCCGGAAGGGCTGACTGAGAACTTCGCCAATGATGACGGCTCTCCATCCAAATCCCATCGCATTTGACATTCCGTTGAATAAAAAGGGCAGAAGGGACGGAACATAAATATGCCGGATTACATTCCACCGGCTGACCCTGAAGCTGTTGGCCATTTCCAGAAGTTCACCGTCGGTATTCCTTATTCCGTCAATAATTCCGAATGAAATCAGGGGGAGCATCGTCAGGATGGCAATAAATACCGGGACGTTCTCTGAGCCAAACCAGATGAGGGCAAGCAGAATAAATGAAATCACCGGAGTACTGCGCACAGCTCCCAGCAAAGGGCTGAAAAGGAACCATGCCGGACGCCAGGAGGCCGATGCAAGACCAATACATAAGGCCAGCATCAGCGCTATGGCAAAACCGGCAAGCCCGCGCAAAATGGTATAGAGCCATTCCCGGTAAAAGGCGGGGTGCAAAAACATGCGTACAACTTCCGCTATGGCTTTCCATGGCGAAGGCAATAGAACAGGGTTGTTCAGCCACAGGGCAATAACATGCCAAACCAGCAGTAAAACCAACACTCCCGACAGGTAACCTGCCGCTTCCCGTACTGATTTTTTATCGGTCAATCTCAGCATAAAAATGTTCGTCAGGGAGCCTGCCTCCTACCGCCGCAGGATTAAAGGTAAACAAAATTCGCCAGTAACGGTCAATTTTTTCCTGTTCGTCCCTGGCAAATGCAAAGCGGATGTGGATACGATGGAGGGAATTCCTTGCAACTTCCTCATCTAGAACAATATCATACTTCACCATAAGCCTTCCGGCTTCATAA
This genomic window contains:
- a CDS encoding CBS domain-containing protein translates to MITVKQLLDRKGHEVYSIQPGDTVYSALEKMADKDVGALMVLDGNKLVGIFSERDYARKLILHGKSSKESKVQDFMSTSLYTVNPSDSIYHCMALMTDKRVRHLPVLDQNEIVGMISIGDVVNAIISEQKAIIKDLEDYITGSGYGNKM
- a CDS encoding ABC transporter permease subunit; the encoded protein is MLRLTDKKSVREAAGYLSGVLVLLLVWHVIALWLNNPVLLPSPWKAIAEVVRMFLHPAFYREWLYTILRGLAGFAIALMLALCIGLASASWRPAWFLFSPLLGAVRSTPVISFILLALIWFGSENVPVFIAILTMLPLISFGIIDGIRNTDGELLEMANSFRVSRWNVIRHIYVPSLLPFLFNGMSNAMGFGWRAVIIGEVLSQPFRGIGSRMRDAQNYLNVPELIGWTLVAILTGYLFETLVRRAEKSLMRWKSVAS
- a CDS encoding ATP-binding cassette domain-containing protein, whose amino-acid sequence is MNTVISLDNISKAFGSLIVFRNFSAEFPVNKVSCILGPSGCGKTTLLRILSGSLPPDEGLVKGMDGRVPAYVFQEPRLLPWRTVKENLLFVLEGKMPHQHAEKLVSEYLSLVDLTEFAGFYPSQLSGGMKQRVSLARAFCYPADVILMDEPFTGLDIRLRQNLIRSFQRIWESHPRTVLFVTHNLEEALQMGQYIHVLSSAPARLLMTSENAPDKQSFLKEQIRALIDLSAPDQP